A single region of the Malus sylvestris chromosome 8, drMalSylv7.2, whole genome shotgun sequence genome encodes:
- the LOC126633068 gene encoding WUSCHEL-related homeobox 4-like, translating into MGMSSMKVHQFARGLWEHEPSLTLGCTKRLRPLAPKLANTAAATSDTTTTLAPFDLKSFIRPESGPRKLGSSDHLQEKKDSPHPQVETHPGGTRWNPTQEQIGILEMLYRGGMRTPNAQQIEQITAQLGKYGKIEGKNVFYWFQNHKARERQKQKRSSLGLSHSPRTPTPVITTLGEIVVEREEDSPYKRKCRSWGFDCLVEGDHGSVVCKVDNDDAVKGGSVGVMTLELFPLHPEGRK; encoded by the exons ATGGGAATGAGCAGCATGAAGGTGCATCAGTTCGCACGTGGACTCTGGGAGCACGAACCCTCCCTTACGCTTGGCTGCACCAAACGCTTACGCCCTCTTGCTCCCAAACTGGCCAACACCGCGGCCGCCACCTCCGACACTACTACCACTCTCGCTCCTTTCGATCTCAAGAGTTTCATCAGACCTGAAAGTGGCCCCAGAAAACTTGGATCTTCTGACCATCTTCAGGAGAAGAAAGATTCCCCCCACCCTCAG GTAGAGACGCACCCGGGAGGGACACGCTGGAACCCTACGCAAGAACAGATAGGGATACTTGAAATGTTGTATAGAGGAGGAATGCGCACTCCTAATGCACAACAAATAGAGCAAATCACGGCTCAACTTGGCAAGTACGGCAAGATCGAAGGAAAGAATGTGTTTTACTGGTTCCAGAATCACAAGGCACGTGAGAGGCAGAAGCAAAAGCGCAGCAGCCTCGGCCTCAGCCACTCTCCAAGAACACCGACTCCTGTAATTACCACC CTGGGAGAAATAGTAGTGGAAAGAGAGGAAGATAGTCCGTACAAGAGAAAGTGTAGGAGCTGGGGATTTGATTGCTTGGTAGAGGGTGACCATGGTAGTGTAGTATGTAAGGTCGACAACGACGACGCCGTTAAGGGAGGTAGTGTTGGAGTTATGACTCTGGAACTCTTCCCATTACATCCAGAAGGAAGAAAATGA
- the LOC126633063 gene encoding polyadenylate-binding protein 2-like translates to MAQIQVQHQQQPPASGPNVVAANAGGGAPQFVSTSLYVGDLDQNVTDSQLYDLFNQVGQVVSVRVCRDLSTRRSLGYGYVNYSGPQDAARALEVLNFTPLNNKSIRIMYSHRDPSIRKSGTGNIFIKNLDKAIDHKALHETFSSFGNILSCKIATDATGQSKGYGFVQFDSEDAAQSAIDKLNGMLLNDKPVFVGHFLRKQERDGNFNKTKFNNVYVKNISESTTEDELNKIFGEHGQITSVVVMRDGEGKSRCFGFVNFEDPEAAAKAVDALNGKKIDEKEWYVGKAQKKYERELELKERFEQSMKEASDKFQGVNLYIKNLDDSISDEKLKELFSEYGTVSSCKVMRDPDGNSRGSGFVAFSTAEEASRALAEMNGKMVVSKPLYVALAQRKEERKARLQAQFSQMRPVAMAPSVAPRMPMFPPGAPGLGQQFMYGQAPPAIIPPQAGFGYQQQLVPGLRPGGAPMPNFFVPMVQQGQQGQRPGGRRGAGPVQPNQQPVPMMQQHMLPRGRVYRYPPGRNMQEVPFSGVGGGMHSVPYDMGPIPIRDAAGGQGVPALATALANASTEQQRTMLGEALYPLVDQLEHESAAKVTGMLLEMDQTEVLHLLESPEALKAKVAEAMDVLRNVAQQQANSSADQLASLTLE, encoded by the exons ATGGCTCAGATTCAAGTTCAGCACCAGCAGCAGCCTCCTGCGAGCGGCCCGAACGTTGTGGCGGCGAACGCCGGCGGTGGCGCCCCTCAGTTTGTTTCGACGTCGCTGTACGTTGGGGATCTCGACCAGAATGTAACCGACTCGCAGCTGTACGATCTGTTCAACCAGGTCGGTCAGGTCGTGTCGGTGAGGGTCTGCAGGGACTTGAGCACTCGCCGATCTCTCGGCTATGGTTACGTCAACTATAGCGGTCCTCAGGATG CTGCGAGGGCACTGGAAGTTCTGAACTTCACTCCACTGAATAACAAATCAATCAGGATTATGTATTCGCACCGGGACCCTAGTATTAGAAAGAGTGGAACCGGAAACATATTTATCAAG AATCTGGACAAGGCAATTGACCACAAAGCATTGCATGAGAcgttttcttcttttggaaATATTCTTTCTTGCAAGATCGCCACCGATGCCACTGGCCAGTCAAAGGGCTATGGTTTTGTGCAATTTGATAGTGAGGATGCTGCTCAGAGTGCAATAGATAAGTTAAATGGGATGCTGCTTAATGATAAGCCAGTATTTGTGGGACACTTTCTGCGCAAGCAGGAGAGGGACGGAAATTTTAATAAGACTAAATTTAACAATGTCTATGTCAAGAATATATCCGAATCTACAACGGAAGATGAGTTGAACAAAATTTTTGGTGAACATGGACAAATAACCAGTGTTGTAGTGATGAGGGACGGGGAAGGCAAATCAAGGTGTTTTGGTTTTGTCAACTTTGAGGATCCAGAAGCTGCTGCTAAAGCTGTTGACGCTTTGAATGGAAAGAAGATCGACGAGAAGGAGTGGTATGTTGGGAAAGCTCAGAAGAAGTACGAGAGAGAGCTTGAACTGAAGGAGAGATTTGAGCAGAGCATGAAGGAAGCTAGCGATAAGTTTCAAGGTGTCAATTTGTACATCAAGAACTTGGATGACAGCATCAGTGATGAAAAACTCAAGGAATTGTTCTCGGAGTATGGTACTGTTAGTTCATGCAAG GTTATGCGTGATCCTGATGGAAACAGCAGGGGTTCTGGTTTTGTTGCCTTTTCAACTGCTGAAGAAGCTTCTCGAGCT CTTGCTGAGATGAATGGCAAAATGGTTGTTAGCAAGCCTCTGTATGTTGCACTTGCACAAAGGAAAGAAGAGAGGAAAGCAAGGTTACAG gcTCAGTTTTCTCAAATGAGGCCAGTTGCTATGGCACCTTCGGTGGCTCCACGTATGCCAATGTTCCCTCCAGGTGCTCCAGGCCTAGGGCAACAATTTATGTATGGACAAGCACCTCCAGCGATAATTCCTCCACAA GCTGGATTTGGTTACCAACAGCAGCTTGTGCCTGGATTAAGGCCTGGTGGTGCACCAATGCCAAACTTCTTTGTTCCAATGGTTCAGCAGGGTCAGCAGGGCCAACGCCCAGGAGGCCGACGTGGTGCAGGTCCTGTGCAACCAAACCAGCAGCCTGTGCCAATGATGCAGCAGCAT ATGCTGCCTAGGGGACGTGTGTACCGCTATCCACCTGGTCGCAACATGCAGGAAGTTCCATTTTCTGGAGTCGGCGGTGGCATGCATTCAGTTCCATATGACATGGGTCCCATTCCTATTCGTGATGCTGCAGGAGGCCAGGGCGTTCCGGCTTTGGCTACTGCCCTTGCAAATGCTTCAACTGAACAGCAACGGACG ATGCTTGGTGAAGCCCTATATCCCCTCGTTGACCAGCTGGAGCATGAGTCAGCTGCTAAGGTGACTGGCATGCTTCTGGAGATGGACCAGACCGAAGTTTTGCATTTGCTCGAGTCGCCAGAGGCTCTAAAGGCGAAGGTTGCAGAGGCCATGGATGTTCTGAGGAATGTTGCCCAACAGCAGGCTAACAGCAGCGCTGATCAACTAGCTTCGTTAACTCTTGAATGA
- the LOC126633066 gene encoding uncharacterized acetyltransferase At3g50280-like, translating into MNSQSVKHISECFIIPHHVSEESQQPLYLAPTDLAMLSVHYIQKGLLFAKPPEAMDRRHKAEFVNSLLGKLKHSLSLALVHFYPLAGRFATKKEENPPLYLVYVDCSNSPGARFIYATLDVSVLDILSPTDVPLVVQSFFDHDRAVNHDGHTASLLTVQVTELVDGIFIGLSMNHCLCDGTSFWHFFNTWSELFQAITQGAHDNTIVPGISRPPVLKRWFPDGHGPIISLPYTNPDEFIGRFEAPELRERVFHFSSESIAKLKAKANSESNATKISSFQSLSALLWRSITRARRLPPNQSTRCRLAANNRARLDPPLSGDYFGNSIHPINSEAVTAGELLQHSLGWAAWKLHEAVVKLDDREIRGFVDAWLQSPTVYLLGQFFDPYMVMMGSSPRFNMYGNEFGMGKAVALRSGYANKFGGKVSSYEGRERGSIDLEVCLPPDAMSALECDEEFMEFASVPQY; encoded by the exons ATGAACTCTCAAAGCGTCAAACACATATCAGAGTGTTTTATCATTCCACACCATGTCTCAGAGGAATCACAGCAGCCATTGTACTTGGCACCCACCGACCTCGCCATGCTCTCTGTCCACTATATCCAGAAAGGCCTCCTCTTTGCCAAACCTCCGGAAGCCATGGATCGCCGCCACAAGGCGGAGTTCGTCAATTCTCTTTTGGGCAAGCTCAagcactctctctccctcgccCTTGTTCATTTTTACCCGCTCGCCGGCCGCTTCGCgacgaagaaagaagaaaacccACCTCTGTATTTGGTTTATGTAGACTGCAGCAACAGCCCCGGAGCCAGGTTCATCTATGCAACTCTGGATGTGTCGGTTTTGGACATTCTTTCTCCAACTGACGTGCCCTTGGTGGTTCAGTCGTTTTTCGATCACGACAGAGCTGTTAACCACGACGGCCACACGGCGTCCTTGCTGACGGTTCAGGTGACGGAGCTTGTGGACGGCATATTCATAGGGCTGTCCATGAATCACTGCCTTTGTGATGGGACTTCTTTCTGGCATTTCTTCAACACTTGGTCCGAGCTCTTTCAAGCAATAACACAAGGAGCGCATGACAATACCATCGTCCCCGGCATCTCCAGACCGCCGGTCCTCAAGCGGTGGTTTCCGGACGGTCACGGCCCAATCATCAGCCTCCCTTACACAAACCCAGATGAGTTCATCGGAAGATTCGAAGCTCCCGAACTCAGAGAGAGAGTGTTCCACTTCTCCTCAGAATCCATAGCCAAACTCAAAGCAAAGGCCAACTCAGAGTCCAACGCCACCAAAATCTCATCTTTCCAGTCCCTCTCCGCCCTTCTATGGCGGTCCATCACCCGTGCACGGCGTCTTCCTCCCAATCAGTCAACCAGATGCAG GTTGGCTGCGAATAACAGAGCAAGGCTAGATCCGCCATTGTCCGGAGACTACTTTGGGAACTCGATTCACCCGATCAACTCGGAAGCCGTCACGGCCGGTGAACTCCTCCAACACAGCCTCGGGTGGGCGGCGTGGAAGCTGCACGAGGCGGTGGTGAAGCTTGACGACAGGGAGATACGAGGATTCGTTGACGCCTGGCTGCAGTCTCCGACCGTGTACCTACTCGGCCAGTTTTTCGATCCGTACATGGTGATGATGGGCAGCTCGCCGAGGTTCAACATGTACGGCAACGAATTCGGAATGGGAAAGGCGGTGGCGCTGCGGAGCGGGTACGCAAATAAATTTGGCGGGAAAGTTTCATCGTACGAAGGAAGGGAAAGGGGAAGCATAGACTTGGAGGTTTGTCTTCCTCCTGATGCAATGAGTGCTCTTGAATGTGATGAGGAGTTCATGGAATTTGCATCTGTACCACAATATTAG